The following proteins are co-located in the Campylobacter concisus genome:
- the aroA gene encoding 3-phosphoshikimate 1-carboxyvinyltransferase → MRIYPLEKSLNLTIDDIAADKSISHRCAIFSLLSDKPSRIRNYLRAGDTLNTLKIVQLLGAKVEDNGSEITIMPPQKIKEPNEILECGNSGTAMRLFMGLLAVQDGFFVLSGDRYLNSRPMARIAKPLNDMGAKIDGANNANNAPLCIRGMKFERFSFDSKIASAQVKSALLLAALYSDGCKFSEPELSRDHTERMFAGMGADIKRDGLEITLKPMKSPLAPLDIDVPNDPSSAFFFAVAALIIPGSHIILKNILLNKTRIEAYRILEKMGAEIKFHKTSSKYEDIGDIEVRYSPNLKGVEVSENISWLIDEAPALAIAFACAKGQSKLINAKELRVKESDRIAVTINALKQCGVDASELEDGFIINGSEAKFAKIDSHGDHRIAMSFAVLGLKCGMQIEKSEFIATSFPNFAEILKKMGARVED, encoded by the coding sequence ATGAGAATTTATCCATTAGAAAAAAGTCTAAATTTAACTATTGACGACATCGCAGCGGATAAATCCATCTCGCATAGATGCGCGATTTTTTCGCTTTTGAGTGATAAACCATCTCGCATTAGAAACTACCTAAGAGCTGGCGATACGCTAAATACCTTAAAAATAGTCCAGCTTTTAGGCGCAAAAGTTGAGGACAATGGTTCTGAAATAACGATCATGCCGCCACAAAAGATAAAAGAGCCAAATGAAATTTTAGAGTGTGGTAACTCTGGTACGGCGATGAGGCTTTTTATGGGATTACTAGCCGTACAGGATGGCTTTTTTGTGCTAAGTGGTGATAGATATTTAAACTCACGTCCAATGGCTAGAATAGCAAAACCTCTAAACGATATGGGTGCAAAGATAGATGGTGCAAACAACGCAAACAATGCTCCGCTTTGCATAAGAGGGATGAAATTTGAAAGATTTAGTTTTGATAGCAAGATCGCCTCAGCCCAGGTAAAAAGTGCGCTTTTACTAGCGGCTCTTTACTCAGATGGCTGTAAATTTAGCGAGCCAGAGCTAAGCAGAGATCATACTGAGCGCATGTTTGCAGGCATGGGAGCTGATATAAAGCGTGACGGCTTAGAGATTACTCTGAAGCCTATGAAATCGCCACTTGCGCCACTTGATATAGATGTGCCAAATGATCCAAGTTCTGCATTTTTCTTTGCAGTCGCAGCACTTATAATTCCGGGCTCACACATTATTTTAAAAAATATTTTGCTAAATAAAACTCGCATCGAAGCTTACAGGATTTTAGAGAAAATGGGCGCTGAGATAAAATTTCACAAAACTTCAAGCAAGTACGAAGATATCGGTGATATCGAGGTTAGATATTCGCCAAATTTAAAAGGCGTAGAGGTTAGTGAAAATATCTCGTGGCTCATTGATGAAGCCCCGGCTTTAGCCATCGCATTTGCCTGCGCTAAAGGCCAAAGCAAGCTAATAAATGCAAAAGAGCTTCGCGTAAAAGAGAGTGATAGGATAGCCGTCACGATAAATGCGTTAAAGCAGTGCGGCGTTGATGCTAGCGAGCTTGAAGATGGCTTTATCATAAATGGCTCTGAGGCTAAATTTGCCAAGATAGATAGCCACGGAGATCATAGGATCGCGATGAGCTTTGCCGTACTTGGACTAAAATGTGGCATGCAGATAGAAAAGAGCGAATTTATCGCCACATCGTTTCCAAATTTTGCTGAAATTTTAAAGAAAATGGGAGCTAGAGTTGAAGATTGA
- a CDS encoding 4-hydroxy-3-methylbut-2-enyl diphosphate reductase — MKIELASSYGFCFGVKRAIKIAENAGDAATIGPLIHNNEEINRLEKNYNVKTLEGIDELKDEKKAIIRTHGITKNDLAELKKTDIKVIDATCPFVTKPQQICEKMSEEGYDVVIYGDMHHPEVKGVKSYAKGNVYVVLEESELEGIKFKQKVALVSQTTRKVEKFMQIANYLMLHVKEVRVFNTICNATFENQEAAKNLAKRADVMIIIGGKNSSNTKQLYLISKNFCEDSYLIESEEELEKSWFDGKNLCGISAGASTPDWIIQKVVDRIKKV, encoded by the coding sequence TTGAAGATTGAGCTTGCTAGTAGCTATGGATTTTGCTTTGGTGTAAAAAGGGCGATAAAGATTGCTGAAAATGCAGGAGATGCTGCGACCATCGGGCCACTCATCCATAATAACGAAGAGATAAACAGGCTTGAGAAAAACTACAATGTAAAAACACTTGAGGGTATAGATGAGCTAAAAGATGAGAAAAAGGCGATCATCCGTACTCATGGCATCACTAAAAATGACCTTGCAGAGCTAAAAAAAACCGATATAAAAGTGATCGATGCAACTTGCCCATTTGTGACAAAGCCACAGCAAATTTGTGAAAAAATGAGCGAAGAGGGCTATGATGTGGTGATTTATGGCGATATGCATCACCCTGAAGTAAAGGGCGTGAAGTCATACGCCAAGGGTAATGTCTACGTCGTGCTTGAAGAGAGCGAGCTAGAGGGCATTAAATTTAAGCAAAAAGTCGCTCTTGTTAGTCAAACGACTAGAAAAGTCGAGAAATTTATGCAAATCGCAAACTACCTTATGCTTCACGTAAAAGAGGTACGCGTTTTTAACACCATCTGCAACGCGACATTTGAAAACCAAGAGGCTGCTAAAAATTTGGCAAAAAGAGCCGATGTGATGATAATAATTGGTGGAAAAAATAGCTCAAATACAAAACAACTCTATCTAATATCTAAAAATTTCTGCGAAGATAGCTACCTCATAGAAAGCGAAGAAGAGCTTGAAAAATCATGGTTTGATGGCAAAAATTTGTGTGGCATAAGTGCGGGTGCAAGTACGCCTGACTGGATCATACAAAAAGTCGTTGACAGAATCAAAAAAGTATAA